The stretch of DNA ACACCTTCGACAAATTGGTGACGATGGGCGCAAGGGAAAAAATGAAACCCACTAAAAAACAGTGGGGGGCGGTCATTGCAGCCGTGTATGATTTGGACGGCAATGTGTTGGGATTGGAACAGGGGTAAAGTCTCAAATTCAAAACACAAATTCAACCTCAATTTTCAAATACATGAATTACTTACCTTGCCTCATACTACTATTGAGCCTTCAACTGTCCTTATCTGGGCAGCAAAACACAGCACTACCCCAACCCGAACTCGCACTTAAAATCGCACCTTTGCCGCTCATTGATATATTCGGTGGCAATGCGGGCATTGTATCTTTGGAGGTGGGGGGAATGGGTAGAACGGCTATTTCATTAGAAATGGGTTTGTTGTATCATTCGATTGGTTATGGACTGCAAAACAATCGAGGTTGGATATTGGGCATTGAATGGCGGCAATATTTCAAAAAACAGGCGCATCGCTACATTGCAGTGAGTTGTCGCTACAAAAGTCAACAATACGAATTTACAGAAACCATAGACATTCCCAACGTTCCGACCTATGAAAAAGACAATGCATACACCAAGCAAATCAGTACGCTTTCGGTTTTGTATGGTTGGCAAAAAGTGAAAGTCGACAAGCGTTTTTTTGTGGATGCTTATGCAGGTTTGGGTATCAAATACAAAGACACAATGAGCTTGGAATTGACCAAAATGGAGGAATCGAACCGAGACAATGGCGACTCACAGGTTTTGTCTTTGCTCAATTCGACGGGCAAACACCTAATTCCGAATCCTGCTTTGGGTTTTAGGCTCGGTTATCTATTGAAGTAAGGTGGTTGGCAAAAAATAGCTTGCTTAGTTGATAAGTAGGAAGACAGATTAAAGAAGCGAGAAGTCAGACTTCAATACTTTGATTACAAAAGAGTTGAAGGTTCTTTTCTGTAAAACTATTTTTGTCCCGCTGCTTATGTAAATTGAGAGAATACAAAAGTTTTCAAAACTTTTGTATTCTGAGTGAAAAAACTTTTGTATTCCGTGCGAAATCCTAAAATGCCCCTATTAATTGAATGACATTGAAGCAAAGACTTCTTCCATCTTTGTAAATTCTCACCTCGCTTAGTTATCTTGCAGACTGCAATCTTGCTCTTTCTTGAACAAACATCTTTAGTATAAATGTTTGTTCTAACCACAATAGAATGAAATACATAGGAATATTTCTTTTGCTGCTATTTGTCAATCATAGTTGCTTTTCACAAACTACTATAAATCAGACAAATCGAAAAGGTGATTTTTATTTCTATTGGGGATGGAATTGGGATTGGTATGGCAAATCCGATATTGCATTCAAGGGAGATGACCACGATTTTGTGTTAACAAAAGTAGTGGCCAAAGATCGCCAAAGTCAGTTTAAGTTGGGTTACTTCAATCCTTCAACGGCTACGATTCCTCAATACAATTTTAGAATAGGCTACTTTATCACCGATAAATACAGCATTACATTTGGAATAGACCATATGAAATATGTGGTACAAGCCAATCAAACTGTCAAAATAAATGGCAATATCCACGATACGGGAAAGGGATATGATGGGAATTATAACAACGAAGAAATACTCATTAGTCTTGATTTTCTGAAATTTGAACATACAGATGGATTGAACTATATCAATACCGAATTGAGACGAATAGACCAAATTTTTGAAGCGAAGGACATTCGTATAGGGTTTGTCAGAGGTTTGGGAATGGGCGTTTTATTGCCTAAAACAAATGTAACTCTCTGGAATAGTGAACGATACGATGAGTTTCATTTGGCGGGTTATGGCTTCAGTGCTTTGGCGGGAGTGAATGTGGCTTTTGGGCGTACTTTCTTTGTTCAGTCAGAATTGAAGGGAGGATACATTAACTTACCGGACATTAGAACAACGAGTTCGGAATTAGATGAGGCGCATCAGCATTTCTTTTTTTCGCAGTTGAATATTGTATTTGGAGCGACTTTGAGTAGTAAGAAAAATAGGTGATGAAAATTGAAGCCACTTTTGGCAAATCGCTGATAGAAAAACAACCGCATAAATTCTTCTATAAGGGGAGAAGCGTATTTACAATAATCAGAAACATTTTGATAGCTCGCTAAATCTATATAATTTTAGGATATTTAGCGAGCTATCAAGAAATATACGAATGAAAAAGTTAATTGGCAGAGAAACAGAACAAACGATTTTAGAAACAGCTTTGGTGTCGGATGAATCCGAAATGATTGCCATTACAGGACGCAGGAGAGTAGGTAAAACTTTCTTAATTAGGTCTGTATATGATACAAAAATTGATTTGGAGTTTACAGGTGTTCAAGATGCTCCTCGCAGAGAACAATATCCCCTATGCCTTGTTCTTCACTGCAAAATACTCCAATGAACATCTCCAAAAAATACGATTTAGACGAACGAGCCATTGACCGCATCATCGAAATGGCATGGGAAGACCGCACTCCCTTCGATGCAATTGAAGCACAGTTTGGTGTACCTGAACAGGATGTGATTCAACTCATGCGCCAAGAAATGAAACTGAGCAGTTGGAAGATGTGGCGCAAACGGGTGCAGGGCAGAAGTACGAAGCACAGACAAAAGAGAGGTTTTGAAGTAGGTCGTCATAAGTGTAGTCGGCAGCGAGCAATTAGTCTGAATAAAATCAGCAAGCGGTAAGAATCACTGCAATAACTCAATTGGTTTGGAAAATTTTGGAAAAATGGTTATTTTAGTAAAGTACCAAAATCCAAGACGCTCATGCCAAGTATTGAAGATTACACTTTGTTTTTGAATGGAATTATTCAAACTGCTCAAGATAAAATTGATTACAATGGCAAAATTGAAGAGAAAGATGTACTGATTTTGTACAAGATTGCCAAATTTAAGGATGGAAAAATAAACGAAGAAGCGGCAGCAGATCTTACCACAGTTTATACGACACATTACCATAAAATGACGGCTAATGCCATTGCGAGTTTAGAAATGTTTATCATTACTCATGCTATCAATGCGTATCTATGGAAATACAAAGGAGAATGGTCGGAGTGGTATGTGGGCATCACAAATGACGAAGATATTGATTCGCAATTGTTTGTCAAACACAAGGTAAAAGAAGAAGGTGGCATGTGGATTTATCGTACGGTAACAGCTTCTTCGACTGCTCATGCAATTCTGGATTACTACAAAAAAAATGGAGCGCAAGGAGGTGTTCACGGAACAGGCAACACTGTTCGAAAAGTGTATGCTTTCAAATTGGCAAAACCTGCCTCAAAACCCAATCCGTTTTCAAAGGTTTCACTCACCCAAAACCCCATCAACCCCAATCGAAAAGTACATGATTTAGATCCACAAAATTACCGCCAATGTCCCTCTTGCTATGGTTCAGGGCGCACAACCTGTTCATCCTGTGGAGGAAGCGGAGGACGTTCGGAGTCACGAGTGGATTATGACTGGAATAACAATCCTATTTACCGCACCGAATGGGTTGCTTGTTATTCGTGTTCGGGTGGGCAGTCAACTTGCAGCAGATGCGGAGGTTCAGGAACGGTTAATAAATGAGTCTTACAGCTTACTTCTTTCTTTCAAAGCCTACAAGTACCAATGGATTTCTACCTGTTCTTAACCATTAGATAACATTAACTTAACCTTTCCGCTATACCATTCATTTACCTTTGTTTTGCAAGCGCATAAACAGGAAATGATTAGCCGCTAAAATTTAACCAACTACTCATAATTGGTTAATATTTCTTTATCTTCACGCCTTAGATTATATCCTTTAGTCTTTGCTTTTATGCGATCTAACATTCAATAATAGGATAGTATGGATTTGTCTTTAGTAATTATGTGGGTAGGTTTTCTGATGGCAGCTTACTCAGTAGTCGGAAATGATGTTATTCAAACTTTGGGTACATTTCTAAGTTCCAACGAAAAACAAAAATGGTATGTACTCTGGGCTTATGCAGGGTTAATCCTGTCAGTTGTCTTGATTAACGGATGGCTAAACAATGATATAGCTTACGGACGTTTGAGTAAAATTGACATCCCCACAACACTAGAATGGTGGTATTTACTCCCCCCTATGGTACTGCTCATCATCACCCGATTTGGCATACCCGTCAGCACTACTTTCCTGATTCTTACTTTGTTCTCTATGAATGATATTGAAGGCGATGTGGGAGCTATTCTCACAAGTGTATTCGATACAAAAGCGGTATTGGGAAAAATGATTATGAAATCATTGTTGGGTTATGTAGTTGCATTCGGGGCTGCAATAGCCATTTATATGATGACCACCAATATATTAGAAAAGCGATTTTTAGAGAACCCTATCAAAGAAAAAAATCGAAACTATTGGGTAGTTGCTCAATGGTGCTCTACAGGCTTTTTGTGGTGGCAATGGCTTACTCAAGATCTCGCCAATATCTACATCTATCTTTTAGGAGGCGGCAATTTAAGTGCTGGAGCTTTTGCATTGTCATTGATTGCCATTCTCGGATTGTTGGGGTATATTTTTTACAGCAAAGGTGGTGCAGTTCAGAAGATTGTGAAAGCCAAAACCAATACAACCGATATCCGCTCTGCCACTTTTGTAGACCTCATTTATGGCATTGTTTTGATGATTTTCAAGGATTGGAGCAAAATCCCCATGAGTACAACTTGGGTATTTATCGGTTTGTTGGCAGGTCGGGAGATTGCAATTCGTTTTCAACTCGAAAGAAAATTAAGCCGAGCAATCGCAAGCGATATAGGCCGAGATTTGTTCAAAGTCTTTACAGGCTTGGTCGTCAGTGTCGTTTTGGTAGTGATTATCAAGGTGATTGGAGGTTAAAAAAGCTTCAAATTCAATCTCAAAAAAAAAATCGTGGGTTTTGTCCGAATATTTAGCCTTTTTTCGTCTATGAGGACAGGAACGGATAAATGTGTGTAGCAACTAAATTTGTAAGAAAACATTTTTTTTGTTATCTTCATTTTCTGCTTGCAACACTCCCTTTCCTACTTTACCTCATAGTACAATTAAAACCTCATTATCATGAAAAATTGGCTTTTTATCCTCATTACACTTTTCACAATTCCTTTCTTCAATGATTTGCAAGCATCAGGAGAAGCAAAAATTACTTTAGTGAGCACCTCCTCCAATTCAGGTGCAATCATC from Chitinophagales bacterium encodes:
- a CDS encoding TIGR03643 family protein, which produces MNISKKYDLDERAIDRIIEMAWEDRTPFDAIEAQFGVPEQDVIQLMRQEMKLSSWKMWRKRVQGRSTKHRQKRGFEVGRHKCSRQRAISLNKISKR